A region of Paenibacillus sp. JNUCC-31 DNA encodes the following proteins:
- a CDS encoding AEC family transporter: MIADIMLEVVLPVFLLIAVGSWMQKVFKLDLYTLAKINFYCITPAAVFMSMYHSDMSGELLGTVTLFYAIYVLILYIVGSVFARTLRMNKGMKAAFNNSIMLDNAGNYGLPINSLVFRGDPLASSIQALVMSLQALLTFTYGVLSIQGAKLKGNYRAVIIGFLKMPVPYALLLGILFHMGNIPLPTFLSMPLTYAQQSMVAVALLTLGAQIVKYPIRLYRLDVYISTFLRLLIGPAIGISIVLLLGLQGIAAQALIIASGMPTGVNASILAEEYDNEPDFAAQTVLISTLLNIITITALISFAKTF, from the coding sequence ATGATTGCAGACATCATGCTTGAAGTGGTCCTGCCCGTCTTTCTCTTGATCGCCGTCGGGTCCTGGATGCAAAAGGTGTTCAAGCTGGACTTGTACACCCTCGCCAAAATCAATTTCTATTGTATTACCCCCGCAGCCGTATTTATGAGCATGTACCACTCCGATATGTCGGGTGAGTTGCTCGGAACCGTCACACTCTTTTACGCGATATATGTATTGATCCTCTATATTGTAGGTTCTGTATTTGCGCGCACACTTCGGATGAATAAAGGCATGAAGGCCGCCTTCAACAACAGTATCATGCTGGACAATGCAGGTAATTATGGGTTGCCCATCAATTCCCTGGTATTCCGTGGTGATCCGCTGGCCTCTTCCATCCAGGCATTGGTCATGTCTTTACAGGCATTACTGACTTTCACCTACGGCGTATTGTCCATTCAAGGTGCGAAGCTCAAAGGCAACTACCGTGCGGTAATCATCGGATTTCTCAAAATGCCTGTTCCTTATGCGCTGTTGCTTGGCATTTTGTTTCATATGGGGAATATTCCACTGCCCACTTTCCTGTCCATGCCGCTGACTTACGCGCAGCAAAGTATGGTCGCAGTAGCACTTTTGACACTCGGGGCACAGATTGTTAAATATCCGATTCGATTGTATCGTCTTGATGTGTATATTAGCACATTTCTGCGTTTGCTGATTGGCCCGGCCATCGGGATTTCCATTGTGCTGCTGCTCGGTTTGCAAGGTATCGCTGCTCAGGCCCTTATTATCGCATCCGGCATGCCTACCGGAGTCAATGCGTCCATTCTGGCGGAGGAATATGATAACGAGCCCGACTTTGCCGCCCAGACGGTTCTAATCTCGACGTTGCTTAATATTATTACGATTACCGCACTGATTTCTTTTGCGAAGACGTTCTGA
- a CDS encoding TROVE domain-containing protein translates to MSRAKQLFNQPQPTMRNHEGYGAYERLVEEQYIQLLMTNTLNNTFYADAQQLMDDAMVSHQEMAEVDAGFMARALVYARNEGMMRLQPLFGLALLSKVDPDRFAKVFAKVVQTPADLADFLTILRGTGRGQGGRAVKRQVNLFLNGISEYWAIKYNGRGRGYNLGDMIATAHPKPTDMKQQALFRYLRGHEVDLADLPQLQALEKLKSIPNPASQMHLIEKGKLPYSVVTSIMQPTRTVWEALMSQMPTFALLRHLNAMDRAGVFEKTKNIEYVTGRLTDAEALRKSRILPFRFASAYEMIAREELRYALREAVELSIGNLPALPGRTAIFLDRSGSMQGDYLRIGSVLALALYKQTRGNSLFWLFDHMVEDARPKMNESILSQAHRIRAQGGTDTGRPVRELRDIGEKVDQIIMITDEQQNEGSPLYAELERYRRMMNPELKAFIVDIAPYQQAMVPPRDGKTFYIYGWSETVLTYIAETVAGYDTLANRVRAMEI, encoded by the coding sequence ATGAGTAGAGCGAAACAATTATTCAATCAACCTCAGCCAACCATGCGCAATCATGAGGGCTACGGAGCCTATGAGCGATTGGTGGAGGAACAATATATACAGCTGTTGATGACCAATACATTGAACAATACGTTTTATGCAGATGCACAGCAACTGATGGACGATGCGATGGTCAGTCATCAGGAGATGGCTGAGGTCGATGCGGGGTTTATGGCGCGGGCGCTGGTCTATGCTCGTAATGAAGGCATGATGCGGTTACAGCCCCTGTTTGGGCTGGCACTTTTATCCAAGGTGGACCCGGATCGGTTTGCGAAGGTGTTTGCCAAGGTGGTACAGACACCGGCAGACCTCGCCGATTTCCTGACCATTCTAAGAGGAACAGGTCGAGGACAGGGCGGTCGAGCGGTGAAACGTCAGGTGAATCTCTTTTTGAACGGGATCAGCGAATACTGGGCGATTAAATACAACGGACGCGGGCGTGGATACAATTTGGGCGATATGATCGCTACAGCACATCCCAAGCCGACAGACATGAAACAACAGGCATTGTTCCGTTATTTGCGCGGACATGAGGTAGATCTTGCGGATCTGCCGCAGTTACAGGCGCTGGAGAAGCTGAAGTCCATCCCAAACCCGGCAAGTCAGATGCATCTGATCGAAAAAGGTAAACTGCCGTATTCGGTGGTCACCTCGATCATGCAGCCGACACGTACGGTATGGGAGGCGTTGATGTCCCAGATGCCGACCTTTGCATTGTTGCGTCATCTGAATGCAATGGATCGGGCGGGAGTTTTTGAAAAAACCAAAAATATCGAATACGTAACGGGCCGTCTAACGGATGCGGAAGCCCTGCGCAAGTCGCGCATCCTGCCTTTCCGATTCGCCAGTGCGTATGAAATGATTGCGAGAGAAGAGCTTCGATATGCTTTGCGGGAGGCGGTGGAGCTTTCGATTGGCAACCTGCCAGCGCTGCCGGGAAGAACCGCGATTTTCCTGGATCGCTCCGGTTCCATGCAAGGGGATTATCTGCGGATTGGCTCGGTGCTGGCACTGGCACTTTATAAACAAACAAGAGGTAATTCGCTGTTCTGGCTATTCGACCATATGGTTGAAGATGCTCGTCCGAAGATGAATGAGAGCATTCTTTCCCAGGCTCACCGGATTCGCGCACAAGGTGGAACAGACACGGGGCGTCCTGTACGAGAGCTTCGGGATATTGGAGAGAAAGTGGATCAGATCATTATGATCACTGATGAACAGCAGAATGAAGGCAGTCCGTTATATGCCGAGCTTGAGCGTTATCGCCGGATGATGAATCCGGAGCTGAAGGCGTTTATCGTGGATATTGCACCATACCAGCAGGCGATGGTACCGCCACGGGATGGTAAAACCTTTTATATCTATGGATGGAGTGAAACGGTATTGACGTATATTGCAGAGACTGTGGCGGGATATGATACACTCGCAAACCGGGTGCGGGCGATGGAAATTTAA
- a CDS encoding helix-turn-helix transcriptional regulator has protein sequence MAKESFDKEIQFLRMLSLTSGAYNRKQYAERLGISVHTFDKTQRRLKEIMQTVVDQRTGSEHSKEMADLVRFQYGESAEPLLLFLFRAKSMKETEVQRLSVLLHTLQDKALTAMELLDACCADLLDDLALPDEKTIRSDLKYLEEVGVIRKEPGGRPYRYLLQQDVLTGLTVEEQLELYDFVDIMANTQVPSVQGYLLRDSLKKAITANYPQEEATEPFIYKYHYYSRILDEAHLYTLLSAIRQRKHVQFLYYSPKRPSSYSSQNTNPRFEREAGGRSNRIVPLEVVYDHQYGRWYVIGYQGRRGFVKFRMEGITQLEEQDSVEDEYMHELKQQWAEISRYSWLVDTGNTVTVQARFFHPRDGQRNFILDRVRLQGQWGTITPETEQTFLYEIQVNGTTEIKPWLRSFGSSCEVIAPHRLRQEMIKEWKEIAQYYESVREDVQLPDDDQIE, from the coding sequence ATGGCTAAAGAGAGCTTTGACAAAGAAATTCAGTTTCTGCGCATGTTGTCCCTGACGAGCGGTGCATATAACCGCAAACAGTATGCCGAACGACTCGGCATATCCGTACATACCTTTGATAAAACCCAACGCCGATTAAAAGAAATCATGCAGACTGTTGTGGACCAACGCACCGGTTCGGAACACAGCAAAGAGATGGCAGATCTCGTGCGCTTCCAATACGGGGAATCCGCAGAACCCCTGCTGCTCTTCCTTTTTCGTGCCAAGTCGATGAAAGAGACTGAGGTTCAGCGTCTTTCCGTCCTTTTGCATACCTTACAGGATAAAGCCCTGACCGCGATGGAACTGCTGGACGCCTGCTGCGCTGACCTGCTAGACGATCTGGCGCTGCCTGACGAAAAGACGATTCGCTCTGATCTGAAGTATCTGGAAGAGGTCGGGGTGATCCGCAAGGAACCCGGAGGCAGGCCTTATCGTTATCTCTTGCAGCAGGACGTACTCACGGGGCTAACCGTGGAAGAACAGCTGGAGCTGTATGATTTTGTGGATATCATGGCGAACACCCAGGTTCCGTCCGTCCAGGGATATTTATTGCGGGACAGTCTCAAAAAAGCCATAACCGCAAACTATCCGCAGGAAGAAGCCACCGAACCATTTATATACAAATACCACTATTATTCACGCATTCTGGACGAGGCACATCTGTACACCCTGCTTAGTGCGATTCGCCAGCGAAAACATGTCCAGTTTCTCTATTATTCACCCAAAAGACCATCCAGTTACAGCTCGCAGAATACGAATCCACGCTTTGAACGGGAAGCAGGAGGACGATCCAATCGGATCGTACCGCTGGAAGTCGTCTATGACCATCAGTATGGCCGCTGGTATGTGATTGGATATCAGGGACGCCGTGGCTTTGTAAAATTCCGGATGGAAGGCATTACACAGCTGGAGGAACAGGATTCGGTCGAAGACGAATATATGCACGAACTGAAGCAGCAGTGGGCCGAGATCAGCCGCTACAGCTGGCTGGTGGATACGGGGAACACGGTAACGGTTCAAGCCCGATTCTTCCATCCACGGGATGGTCAGCGTAACTTCATTCTGGATCGGGTACGTTTGCAAGGTCAATGGGGAACGATTACACCCGAAACGGAACAAACCTTTCTGTATGAAATTCAAGTCAACGGTACCACCGAGATTAAGCCGTGGCTTCGGAGCTTTGGTTCAAGCTGCGAGGTGATTGCACCCCATAGGCTGCGTCAGGAGATGATTAAGGAATGGAAGGAGATAGCGCAATATTATGAATCTGTTCGAGAAGATGTTCAACTACCAGATGATGACCAGATTGAATGA
- a CDS encoding RNA polymerase sigma factor, which translates to MTQQIPEEELIQRIIAGDKQLFAVLVDRYKHKVFGILRGMGASHSDAQDLAQDTFLRIYRYLPSRREGSSFSSWVYTIAVNRMRDFMRQQKSVMTADHPALEQTSDETPEKHVLHKEMQREIYRQMEQLPESYRLVLLLKYTNELSYEEIADITDMSPAQVRNALYRGKKTLKKQMERKGGLSTYEAYSK; encoded by the coding sequence ATGACTCAACAGATACCAGAGGAGGAGCTCATTCAGCGTATTATTGCGGGGGACAAACAGCTATTTGCTGTGCTCGTGGATCGATATAAACATAAAGTATTCGGCATTTTGCGCGGAATGGGTGCGAGCCATTCAGATGCACAGGATCTCGCTCAAGATACGTTTCTTCGGATTTACCGCTATCTTCCGTCGAGACGGGAGGGAAGCAGTTTCTCATCTTGGGTATACACCATCGCTGTGAATCGGATGCGGGATTTTATGAGGCAACAGAAATCCGTGATGACTGCTGATCATCCAGCTTTGGAACAAACCAGTGATGAAACGCCTGAGAAACATGTACTGCATAAGGAGATGCAGCGTGAAATCTATCGCCAGATGGAGCAACTGCCGGAATCGTATCGGCTGGTGCTGCTGCTTAAATATACGAATGAGCTGAGCTACGAAGAGATTGCAGATATTACGGACATGAGTCCCGCACAAGTGCGTAATGCACTTTATCGAGGGAAGAAAACGTTGAAGAAACAAATGGAGCGCAAAGGAGGTTTATCGACGTATGAAGCCTATTCCAAATGA
- a CDS encoding WYL domain-containing protein — MNLFEKMFNYQMMTRLNETGLFTWTSQERAWLRMMLNHPAALEALNPDTLHKMHAMLEAEQNLDLQDYLTEKAKSEENSVFHPLLKPLRQIILHQQGFRLTGRGRNGRISQDQFGFPYKLEYSMVKKEWYVLWYAPLYNKLMSTKLHSIIAAEAQPIQPEIASQYTAQIAILTENRKTTVTIEVLPEFNQELSRILYAFSCFEKQVEYVEAQQTYRIDLTIPRNEMDYVLSKMRFLGKRVRIADHALLRERMSETAAKVLARYAESEPEVQSERTYGGVRSQQGEEPFIKVDGSDSA, encoded by the coding sequence ATGAATCTGTTCGAGAAGATGTTCAACTACCAGATGATGACCAGATTGAATGAAACCGGACTGTTCACCTGGACTTCACAAGAACGGGCCTGGCTGCGCATGATGCTGAATCACCCTGCCGCACTAGAAGCGCTGAATCCTGATACGTTGCACAAAATGCATGCCATGCTGGAGGCAGAGCAAAATTTGGATCTTCAGGATTACCTCACCGAAAAAGCCAAAAGTGAAGAAAATAGCGTCTTTCACCCGCTGCTCAAACCGTTACGGCAGATCATTCTGCATCAGCAGGGGTTTCGTTTGACAGGACGTGGCCGCAATGGGCGAATCAGCCAGGATCAGTTTGGATTCCCCTACAAGCTCGAATATTCCATGGTTAAAAAGGAATGGTACGTGCTCTGGTATGCTCCACTCTACAACAAGCTGATGTCGACCAAGCTGCACAGTATTATTGCTGCGGAAGCCCAGCCCATTCAACCCGAAATCGCTTCTCAATACACTGCTCAAATCGCTATATTAACGGAAAATCGGAAGACGACCGTGACGATCGAAGTCCTGCCGGAATTTAATCAGGAGTTGTCGCGTATTCTGTATGCCTTCTCCTGCTTCGAGAAGCAGGTGGAATATGTGGAAGCACAGCAGACGTACCGCATTGATTTGACCATTCCGCGGAATGAGATGGATTATGTGCTGTCCAAAATGCGTTTTCTGGGCAAACGGGTACGGATTGCAGACCATGCTTTGCTGCGAGAGCGAATGTCGGAGACTGCCGCCAAGGTATTGGCACGTTATGCTGAATCCGAGCCTGAAGTACAGTCTGAACGGACTTATGGAGGAGTGCGGAGCCAGCAAGGGGAGGAGCCTTTCATTAAGGTAGATGGTAGTGACTCTGCATAA
- a CDS encoding nucleotidyltransferase domain-containing protein: MTHVHEEMRETIRQQLRQIEQEEQVRIIYACESGSRAWGFPSQDSDYDVRFLYVRPLEWYLSIEEQRDVIERPISDQLDINGWDIRKALKLFRKSNPPLLEWLQSPIQYDEQYSVAEHIRALSPLTFSPKSCMYHYLNMAKGNFRDYLQGEQVKIKKYFYVLRPLLACGWIERYDAMPPMGFEELVQELVPQSAPLYTEIHELLRRKKAGEELDLEPQLPAIQAYLAEKIEHFERLASRMENEQIIPYGELDRIFRFALQEVWAPSCD; encoded by the coding sequence ATGACCCATGTTCATGAAGAAATGAGAGAAACGATTAGACAGCAGCTGAGGCAGATTGAACAGGAGGAGCAGGTGCGAATTATCTATGCCTGTGAATCTGGCAGCCGGGCGTGGGGATTCCCTTCACAGGATAGCGATTATGATGTGCGTTTTCTATATGTGAGGCCGCTGGAATGGTACTTGTCCATTGAGGAACAAAGAGATGTGATCGAACGTCCGATCAGCGATCAGCTAGATATCAATGGTTGGGATATACGCAAAGCTTTGAAGCTGTTTCGCAAGTCAAATCCACCGCTGCTGGAGTGGCTGCAATCCCCCATTCAGTATGATGAACAGTACAGCGTGGCAGAGCATATTCGTGCCCTATCGCCTTTGACCTTTTCACCGAAGTCCTGCATGTATCATTATTTGAATATGGCAAAGGGGAATTTCCGGGATTATTTGCAGGGTGAGCAGGTGAAGATCAAAAAGTATTTCTATGTGCTGCGCCCATTGCTCGCCTGCGGCTGGATCGAACGTTATGATGCGATGCCGCCGATGGGATTCGAAGAGCTGGTGCAAGAGCTTGTGCCTCAGAGCGCACCGCTCTATACGGAAATCCATGAATTGCTGCGGCGGAAAAAGGCAGGCGAGGAACTGGATCTGGAACCGCAGCTACCAGCCATACAGGCGTATTTGGCAGAGAAGATCGAACATTTTGAACGACTAGCCTCCCGGATGGAGAATGAGCAGATTATTCCATATGGAGAATTGGACCGGATCTTCCGTTTTGCGTTGCAAGAGGTGTGGGCTCCATCCTGCGATTAA
- a CDS encoding DUF4179 domain-containing protein: MKPIPNDEDRMWEQHLFREEPDADFTLEVMQKLDGMSMLSAEDGNPFTEKTSKSHWMRRSGITAAAVVILVGGAWFAFDHTAKSTQPAVNAVNQRLPDIPVPEEIRSHYLTDDYKRLKPLGLVINPKIQIVDQGYTLKISDVLVDRSQIIIITEQSNPDGSTIPVVYPEAGRIHVTDEEGNRVASMAVDTRLSGGEYQRFVFQLNDDIPDQIFVRGELSYLKIPDYYNVHTGEMKASNTTVDWSFQFNIDMTKAKSLAVEDTMNNTYTTPEGLKLDMTQFVRTPNGTRLDMNVGLTDQLRAKVEEDWASYMDLIYHIEIPETNEYRIFNGSRPNARQAKFRLRDLSGLMDGGPLKLSETWDPAFVTVDAKNIRFVLDGYTIPVKEENSVVVDLDKRRKDTKFYTFVEFEQLGDQIVLYDFNYRPVEQSFNPPKGSFEGNSSLVLEGNGRFRNAFNGDKWVAIDSEGTEYPVEVMGTPDKPNNNEENVVNDLKLIIRGFYKENGTKFTLKRTVVNREYRDVNWGVDLPSYTSLPWQK, from the coding sequence ATGAAGCCTATTCCAAATGATGAGGACCGGATGTGGGAACAGCATTTGTTCCGTGAAGAACCGGATGCGGACTTTACGCTTGAGGTGATGCAGAAACTGGATGGAATGTCTATGTTGAGCGCAGAAGACGGGAATCCATTTACGGAAAAGACCTCCAAATCCCATTGGATGCGCCGGTCGGGGATTACAGCGGCGGCCGTTGTGATCCTTGTGGGAGGTGCCTGGTTTGCTTTTGATCACACAGCAAAATCCACGCAACCCGCGGTAAATGCCGTAAATCAGCGGCTTCCAGATATACCTGTACCAGAAGAGATAAGATCTCATTATCTTACGGATGATTACAAACGTCTGAAACCACTTGGTCTGGTCATTAACCCGAAAATTCAAATTGTAGATCAGGGATATACGCTCAAGATTAGCGATGTCCTAGTGGATCGTTCACAAATTATTATTATAACAGAGCAAAGCAACCCCGACGGCAGCACGATACCGGTTGTTTATCCGGAGGCGGGAAGAATTCATGTTACAGATGAAGAGGGGAATCGTGTTGCTTCCATGGCGGTAGATACGAGGCTTAGCGGTGGGGAGTATCAAAGATTTGTATTCCAATTGAATGATGATATTCCAGATCAAATATTTGTACGGGGAGAATTAAGTTATTTAAAAATTCCTGATTATTATAATGTTCATACTGGGGAAATGAAAGCAAGTAATACAACGGTCGATTGGAGCTTCCAATTCAACATCGATATGACCAAAGCCAAATCACTGGCTGTTGAGGATACCATGAATAACACCTACACCACTCCTGAGGGTTTGAAACTGGATATGACTCAGTTTGTACGTACGCCAAATGGAACCAGGCTTGACATGAATGTAGGTTTGACCGATCAACTTCGTGCTAAAGTAGAAGAGGATTGGGCGAGTTATATGGACTTGATTTATCATATCGAAATCCCTGAAACGAACGAGTATCGCATATTTAATGGGAGCAGACCCAATGCCCGTCAAGCCAAGTTTCGGCTCCGAGATTTGAGTGGATTAATGGATGGTGGTCCATTAAAGTTATCGGAGACATGGGACCCTGCTTTTGTAACAGTGGATGCCAAAAATATTCGCTTTGTCCTGGATGGTTACACGATTCCTGTGAAGGAAGAGAACTCAGTGGTAGTTGATCTGGACAAGAGGCGTAAGGATACCAAGTTCTATACATTTGTAGAATTTGAACAGCTTGGAGATCAAATTGTATTATATGACTTCAATTATCGGCCAGTGGAGCAATCATTTAATCCGCCCAAAGGCAGTTTTGAAGGAAACTCATCACTTGTACTGGAGGGAAATGGAAGATTCCGAAATGCTTTCAATGGGGATAAATGGGTAGCGATTGATAGCGAAGGGACTGAGTACCCCGTCGAAGTGATGGGAACCCCGGATAAGCCCAACAATAACGAAGAGAACGTAGTAAATGATCTCAAATTGATCATCCGTGGTTTTTACAAAGAAAATGGAACGAAATTTACCTTAAAGAGAACCGTAGTTAACCGAGAGTACCGTGATGTGAATTGGGGAGTGGATCTTCCGTCGTATACAAGCCTGCCTTGGCAGAAATAA
- a CDS encoding mismatch-specific DNA-glycosylase, translating to MIPDHLDYGLSILFIGFNPSITSGETGHHYAYKGNRFWRILERSGLTPRLYDAQEDGELLKLGYGFTNIVARPTRGMEDITKEEYAEGRQILRQKLEEYRPDIACFVGKGVYTQYSQRAKAEWGFQDDPVVKEIHEFVAPSSSGLVRMSMDEIVAIYSQLADFVSEKNRED from the coding sequence ATGATTCCAGATCATCTGGATTATGGTTTATCGATCTTGTTTATCGGTTTTAATCCGAGTATCACGTCTGGAGAGACGGGTCATCATTATGCTTATAAAGGAAACCGTTTCTGGCGCATTCTTGAGCGGTCCGGACTGACTCCCCGGTTATATGATGCACAAGAGGATGGAGAATTGCTGAAGCTGGGTTATGGATTTACCAATATTGTGGCCCGGCCGACAAGAGGCATGGAGGATATTACAAAAGAGGAATATGCAGAGGGACGGCAGATATTACGGCAAAAGCTGGAGGAATACCGACCGGACATCGCCTGTTTCGTCGGGAAAGGGGTATACACCCAGTACAGTCAGCGTGCCAAAGCGGAGTGGGGATTTCAGGACGACCCGGTCGTTAAGGAAATTCATGAGTTTGTTGCTCCGTCATCCAGCGGACTCGTGCGCATGTCAATGGATGAGATTGTAGCGATCTATTCACAGCTTGCCGATTTTGTATCGGAGAAGAATAGGGAAGATTGA
- a CDS encoding ABC transporter ATP-binding protein, which produces MSNILELNHVSKMYGGEKALHDITLDIAPGRIVGLLGSNGSGKSTLMKLAAGLLHPSSGDVRVTGKAVGLETKSLVSFMPDRPLTENWMKVRDAVAYYRDFYADFDEAKAREMLDFMKLEEGERVRHLSKGMNERLQLTLALSRKARLYLLDEPIGGVDPVARGKILDAIVKFYDEDSSLIISTHLVTDIERIFDEVIFIREGELVMREEVETLRLKYGKSVDEMFKEVYAE; this is translated from the coding sequence ATGAGTAATATTCTTGAGCTGAACCATGTAAGCAAAATGTATGGAGGTGAGAAGGCCCTTCATGACATCACGCTTGATATCGCACCAGGCCGAATTGTAGGGCTGCTCGGCAGTAACGGCAGCGGCAAAAGTACGCTGATGAAGCTGGCTGCAGGATTGCTGCATCCCAGCAGTGGAGATGTTCGTGTCACGGGAAAAGCGGTTGGGTTGGAAACGAAGTCGTTGGTATCCTTTATGCCGGACCGCCCGTTGACCGAGAACTGGATGAAGGTACGGGACGCGGTTGCTTATTACCGCGATTTCTACGCTGATTTTGATGAAGCCAAAGCCAGAGAGATGCTTGATTTCATGAAGCTTGAAGAGGGAGAGCGGGTTCGACACTTGTCCAAGGGCATGAATGAACGCCTGCAACTGACACTGGCTCTTTCCCGCAAGGCTCGTCTCTATTTGCTGGATGAACCGATCGGCGGAGTGGACCCAGTTGCCCGGGGCAAAATTCTGGACGCCATTGTGAAGTTCTATGACGAAGACAGCAGTCTCATCATCTCTACACATCTCGTAACGGATATTGAACGGATTTTTGATGAAGTGATCTTCATCCGTGAAGGCGAATTGGTGATGCGGGAAGAAGTGGAGACACTGCGACTCAAGTACGGTAAAAGTGTGGATGAGATGTTCAAGGAGGTCTATGCGGAATGA
- a CDS encoding LURP-one-related/scramblase family protein, with the protein MELYFRDNFFNAGYTEIMNHEQEQAGHLDLKSAFGSSLDVFDNSGLICSGKFCMLSNRWDVTSADGREWGVLRARMSFFSKKYEYDAGTRGVYEVSAPAFSQEYDITGMGGKIVASFRRTSGWFGSGAFVLDNQSEHLDTYELIAVVMGVHAINKRRNSAAGSGA; encoded by the coding sequence ATGGAACTCTATTTTAGAGATAATTTCTTTAATGCGGGGTACACGGAGATTATGAACCATGAACAGGAACAGGCAGGTCATCTCGATTTGAAAAGTGCCTTTGGCTCATCGCTGGATGTATTTGATAACTCGGGGCTGATCTGCAGCGGTAAATTTTGCATGTTAAGTAACCGTTGGGATGTGACTTCAGCCGATGGAAGGGAATGGGGCGTTTTACGGGCGAGGATGAGCTTTTTCAGTAAAAAGTATGAGTACGATGCTGGAACGCGTGGGGTATATGAGGTTTCCGCTCCGGCGTTTTCACAGGAATATGATATTACCGGGATGGGCGGCAAAATCGTGGCAAGTTTCAGGCGTACAAGTGGTTGGTTCGGTTCAGGGGCTTTTGTGTTAGACAACCAATCAGAACATCTGGATACGTATGAATTGATTGCAGTTGTGATGGGCGTGCATGCAATTAACAAAAGAAGAAATTCCGCTGCCGGCAGCGGCGCGTAA
- a CDS encoding GntR family transcriptional regulator: MSIEFDNNLPIYLQIMQYIKRQIVTGVLKAGDKIPSVRELAAELQINPNTVQRTFQELEREEVVETKRGLGRYVTSEESKIMTIKKEMAGELLERFLTGMQELGIEEQDIVTIVADAVSEGKQSQHRDGRGGAVNE, translated from the coding sequence GTGAGCATCGAATTTGACAACAACTTGCCAATCTATCTGCAGATCATGCAGTACATCAAAAGACAGATTGTGACCGGGGTACTTAAGGCAGGCGATAAAATTCCTTCGGTTCGTGAGCTCGCGGCCGAATTACAGATCAATCCCAATACGGTACAACGGACATTTCAGGAGTTGGAGCGGGAAGAAGTGGTTGAAACGAAGCGAGGTCTGGGCCGATACGTGACAAGTGAGGAGTCGAAAATTATGACGATCAAAAAAGAGATGGCTGGTGAATTGTTGGAGCGTTTTCTGACAGGAATGCAGGAACTGGGCATTGAAGAACAGGATATCGTAACGATCGTGGCTGATGCTGTTTCAGAAGGAAAGCAATCACAGCATCGCGATGGAAGAGGAGGAGCAGTGAATGAGTAA
- a CDS encoding RNA-binding protein, whose protein sequence is MASIILLVKQAEDDEKVIYRFGPNERKMGLIEMNKVKESVKELEPVQVEGVSSSFYFNRAAQRLVRCLFREGGKFPERTTCES, encoded by the coding sequence ATGGCGTCAATTATTCTGCTGGTGAAACAGGCGGAGGACGATGAAAAGGTTATTTATCGATTCGGACCGAATGAGCGGAAAATGGGACTCATTGAGATGAATAAGGTCAAGGAAAGTGTGAAAGAACTGGAGCCTGTTCAGGTTGAGGGAGTGAGCTCAAGTTTTTATTTCAATCGGGCTGCTCAGCGACTGGTTCGATGTTTGTTCAGAGAAGGCGGCAAGTTTCCGGAACGGACGACATGTGAATCTTAG